From one Triticum aestivum cultivar Chinese Spring chromosome 4B, IWGSC CS RefSeq v2.1, whole genome shotgun sequence genomic stretch:
- the LOC123091131 gene encoding LOB domain-containing protein 39, producing MSCNGCRVLRKGCSDACVLRPSIEWIDGAQPQANATVFVAKFFGRAGLVASLAAVPLHHRPALFRSLLYEACGRTINPVSGAIGLMWTSNWDLCQAAADAVLRGDSLRSLSAVPAAFTERDMAGLYGNVGTNTGSSSSLHSSPENSTSAPARKRSKNNPGCGAAGGQQVKLPGPVLPSCDLDLCLTPLSSPLAGGRRGGASDEYSTTTCCEDASGDAAEAGAPPLLNLFN from the exons ATGAGCTGCAACGGGTGCCGCGTGCTGCGCAAGGGGTGCAGCGACGCCTGCGTGCTGCGGCCCAGCATCGAGTGGATCGACGGCGCCCAGCCGCAGGCCAACGCCACCGTCTTCGTCGCCAAGTTCTTCGGCCGTGCCGGCCTCGTCGCCTCCCTCGCCGCCGTCCCGCTCCACCACCGCCCAG CCTTGTTCCGGTCGCTTCTGTACGAGGCGTGTGGCCGGACGATCAACCCGGTGAGCGGCGCCATCGGGCTCATGTGGACCAGCAACTGGGACCTCTGCcaggccgccgccgacgccgtgcTGCGCGGCGACTCCCTGCGCTCGCTCTCCGCCGTGCCCGCCGCCTTCACGGAACGCGACATGGCCGGCCTCTACGGCAACGTCGGCACAAACACCGGCAGCTCCTCCTCCCTCCACTCCTCGCCGGAGAACTCCACGTCCGCGCCCGCCAGGAAGCGGAGCAAGAACAACCCTGGCTGCGGCGCCGCAGGAGGGCAGCAGGTGAAGCTGCCGGGGCCGGTGCTGCCGTCGTGCGATCTGGACCTCTGCCTGACGCCCTTGTCGTCGCCGCTGGCCggcgggaggcgaggcggcgcgtcAGACGAGTACTCCACCACGACGTGCTGCGAGGACGCCAGCGGCGACGCGGCGGAGGCCGGGGCGCCCCCGCTGCTGAACCTCTTCAACTGA